Genomic segment of Streptomyces longhuiensis:
GCTGGGCCTGGTGGTCGTGGCGCTGCTGGTCCTGGCGCTGCTGCGCCGTTCAGCCCTCGCACTGATCAGCCTGTTCCTGCCCGTGGTGGCATGGACGTACCTCTGCGGCGGGCTGCTGTTGCCGGGGGCGGCACCCGGCGCACACGACCTGGTCGTGGTGCAGCACAACGTCAGTGACGAGAACCCCGACCCGGCGGGAACCGCGCGCTCCCTGGCCGACGCCGAGCCCGATCTCATCGCGCTGGAGGAACTGGTCCCGGCGGCGCTGCCGGTCTACGAGAAGACGTTGGCCCCGCAGTACCCGTACCACGCGGTGCGGGGCACGGTCGGACTCTGGTCGAAGCATCCCCTGACCGGCTCCCGGACGGTGGACATCAAACCCCGGGGAATGAAGGACAGTTGGCAGCGTGGACTGCGAGCCGTGGCCCGTACGCCGCGCGGGGAGATCGCGGTGTACGTCGCGCACCTGCCCTCGGTCCGTGTCGGGGCGAGCGGTCTCGGGTCCACGAGGCGCGACGAGAGCGCGGGCATGTTGGGCCGGGTTGTCGCCGCCGAGAAGCTGCAGCCGGTGATCCTCTTGGGCGACCTCAACAGCACGGTCGACGACCGTGGGTTGGCCCCGCTGACCTCACGCATGAACACGGCGCGACGCGGTTTCGCGTTCAGCTTCCCCGCCGCGTTCCCGGTGGCCCGGATCGACCAGGTGCTGGCCCGCTCGGCGACCGTGACCCATATCCGTACGCTGCCGGCGACCGGCAGCGACCACCTGCCCGTCGCCGCCCGGATCGCGCTGGGCCGGCCGGTGGAGTAGTGCGGCCGTCACCGCAGATCGGTGGCGGCCGCACACGGCGTCAGGACAGCTGGTCGGCGAGCGGTCCGAGCACCGGGGTCCACTCGCGGACCGAGACGTCGCTGACGAGCCCGTTCAGGCGGAACGGGTCCTTCTCCGTGGCGGCCAGGGCCGACTGCTTGTCGGCGGCGCGGAACAGGAGCAGCGCGCCGGGCGCCTCCGCCTCGGCGAAGGGGCCCGAGACGAGGTTGATCCCCTGCTCGATGAGCACGCCGAGGAACTCCCGGTGAGCGGGGCGGACGGCGTCGCGGGCCGCGGAGTCATCGGTGTAGGTGTAGGTCACGGCGTAGATAGGCATCGTGGTGTTCTCTCCTGTGAGTCCGAGTCCGAGCTAGGCCCGAGGTATGTCTGAGTCTGGGGCAGGTCGGGGCGATCGCTGTGCGATTATGCTGCCCGGCTTGTCGAAAAGATCAGTACCCCCGTCTGGGCAGTCTGCCTTCTGGGCATGCCACGCCGGTGGGACGGCTTGGGGGATTGCGGTGCGGGGACGGCTGGGCGGATCTCATTCCGGACGTGCGGCGGCGGTAGCCGGGGCGGTGGCGCTCTGCCTGGGCCTGACCACCGGGTGCTCGTTCGGCGACAGCTCCGACCCCAAGAGGGCCGCAGCCCAACAGGAGCGGTTCTGCGCCCAGTTCGGCCGATGGCAGCAGGACGTCGACACACCTGATGCCGACTCCGTCTCAGGTCAGATGGCGATCGACGCCGCGAAGGTACTGGACCGGGAGCACCTGGACACGGGCGGCAGTCACATCCTGCGTGACACTGAGGCGGCCGTTGTGTACCGCATGCACGACAGCGGGGTCAGGGTGGCCGCGTACTGCGACCGGGTTGGTTTCGAGACGCTGGTCGGCTGACTCAGGGCAGTGACGCACCGACCACCCCGGTGGGGCAGCTCCTCCGTCCGGGTTCACACCAGGCCCTCCCGGAAGCCCTGCCGCCACGACGGATAGCGCGGCTCCCAGCCGAGCTCCCGTTTGGCCTTGTCGTTGGAGAAGCCGCGGCCCTCGGTCATCATCCGCACCGCGACTTCCCCGGCCAACAGGCGGGCCAGCCATCTGGGAACCCGCAGGGGAGGCTTCGCGCCCGCGCACCGGGCCAGGTGAGGCAGCCACTCGCCGGCCGGGGCGGGTTCGTCGTCGACGATGTTGAACACGCCCGTCGCCTTCTGTTCGACGGCCAGTACGGTGGCGCTCGCCGCGTCGTCGAGGTGCACCCACGAGCTGTGGCCGGTGCCACGCCCGACGAGCGGGAACTGACGCTTGCGCACGAGCTCGACCTGGTCGTCGGTCGCGCCGGGACCGTACAGTCCGCCGTATCGCAGGGCCGCGCCGCCGGCTTGGACGGCCACGTCCTCGACATGGCGGATCGCCTCCATGCCCGGTCCGGCCGCCGTCCCCGTCATCAGATCGAGCGGGTCCTCCTCGGTCTTCACCCAGCCGCCCTCGTGGACGCCGTTCCAGCTGGCGTAGCTCTGCGCGACGAAGTGGGCGTCGGTCGCCTCGGCGGCGGCCAGCAGGTGGTCCGTCCCCTCGGTGCGCAGCCGGTTGGTGGTCGCGAACCAGCGGTCCATGTGCTTGATGTCGGGTTTGCCGGCGATCGCGGTCATCTGGTGCACGACGACGTCCGGCCGGGCCTTCGCCACCGCTTCGCCGACCGACACCGCGTCGAGCCCGTCCATCACGACAGCCTCTGCGCCCAGGTCCCCGAGCAGGCCCAGTTTGGCCGCGCTCGTCGTCGTAGCCGTCACCTGGTGCCCCCGGGCCACGAGCTGCGGTACCAGCCGCCGCCCCACAACCCCGGTCCCACCCGCCACGAATACCCGCACAGCCATCACCCTCTTGATTCCGATTCGGCCTCTCACACCTGAGACGAGACGGCGCGGTCATCTGTGACATGCGGAGCCGTCGAACCGGCCCTACGCCTCGCCGCGCTCCGTCGGCGCCTCGTTGACGACCTCGGCCAGGCGGTGCAGCCGGCTTGCGAGCGCCCGGCGTTCGCGCGGGGTGAAGCGCGGCAGCACCCGCTCCTGGCGCTCCCGCGGTTCGTGGCGCATCGTCTCGTGTCGTCGGGCGCCCTCAGCGGTGAGGCTGACGAGGACGCGGCGCTCGTCCTCGGGCGCAGGCCATCAACTGGGGCAGCGCCGAGACCCTCGTCCCGCGCCTGGCCCGCACACCTGTGGAGCGGGCCGACCAGTGACATGCGGGCAACGCTGTCGTCCGTGGTGGTTCAGCCGACGCGCAGGGGGAGTTCGGTCAGGCCTCTGAGCAGGGTGCTGGTGCGCCATGTGAGGGTGGCGGGGTCCGTGGCGAACGCGAGGGTGGGGCGGTCGTGGAGGAGCAGGCGGAGGGCGACGGTGGCTTCGGCGCGGGCCAGGGGCGCGCCCAGGCAGTGGTGAAGGCCGTGACCGAAGCCGAGGTGGCTGTTGGGGGCACGGCGTATGTCGAACCGGTCCGGGTCGGGGAAGTGCAGCGGGTCCCGGGAAGCGGCGGCGAGGGAGATGAGTACGGCGTCGCCCGCAGGGATGTGCGTTCCGGCGATGTCCAGCGGTTCGGCGGCGAAACGGAACGCGCTCGCGTGTACGGGTGAGTTGTAGCGCAGGGATTCCTCGACGGCCGCGCCGGTCAGCTCAGGCTCGTCCCTGAGGAGGTCGAGTTGGTCGGGGTGGCCGAGCAGGGCGTGGAGCGTGCCGGAGATGAGGTCGACGGTGGTCTCGTGACCCGCGACGAGGAGGAGGAAGACCATGCCGAGGAGTTCTTCGCGGGTCAGAGGAGCGTCACCGGTCGCGGTGTCGGCGATGGCGAGGATGCTGAGCAGGGCGGAGTCCGGCGCGCGGCGTTTGCGTTCGATCAACTCGGCCAGATAGGTGGTCAGTTCGGTGGCCGCCGAGGTCGCGCGCTCCGAGCTCTCCGGCATGACCAGCGCGTTGGACCAGGCATGGAAAGCAGTTCGGTCGGATGCGGGGATGCCCAGGAGGTCGCAGATCACGGTGACGGGCAGGGGCAGTGCGTAGGCGCTGACCAGGTCGACGGCCCCGTGGTGCGGGAGTTCGGCGAGCAGGTCGGTGGTGATGGCCTCGATCCGCGGGCGCAGGGCGGCGATGCGCCCCGGGGTGAAGTGGCCTGCGGCCAGGCGGCGGAGGCGGGTGTGCTGGGGTGGGTCGGTCTGGAGCATGTTGCGTCCGACGGCGTGTCCGCCGTCGCCGTGCCAGGAGGAGGAGTGCCGGATGTCGTTGCGCAGGCGCGGATCGGTCAACGCGGCGCGTGCCGCGTCACGTGTGACGACCAGCCACGCCTCCCCGCTCTCCGGGACGAGGACGCGGTGCACGGGACCCTTGTCCCGTAGGGCCACGTATACGGGGTAGGGGTTCGCGGCCATGTCGTGGCCTTCCGGAGCCAGGTCGTCGAGCGTGGGCGGCTGAGTGCGCTTCCCCATCGCCGTCACCCCTTCCAGAGGCGGGACACCGCGTCTGCGAGCGACGTGGCCTGGGCATGGCCCGCGCGTGCGGCACCGGGCCTGGGCGTATCGGCGGCCATGTTGCGCCCCATGGCGCGGAGGGCGGCACGGTCCGGGGACACCAGCAGGACGTCGGTCCCCTCGGCCTCCAGTTCGGCCGCCTGTTGCCGGGCGCTCGGGTGCGGGCCGGGCGCTGAGGTCAACGGAGCAATGGCCAGGACGCGGCGGTAGCCACGCGCGAGATGGATGTTGGCGGTGGCGCGGGTGCCGCCGTCGATCCAGCGGCGCCCGGCCGCCGACGCCGGAGGCCAGACGATGGGGACGGCACAACTGGCCGTGACCGCCTCCACGAGGGTGACCTGTCCGGCGGCGTCGAACGCCTCCAGGGATCCGGTGTGCGCGTCGATCGCCGTGATCCGCAGATCGGTGTTCGTGGGCCAGGCTGTGGCGTCCCGCAGCAGGGTCGCGATGGTGCGACGGACGTCGGACTCTGCTGCCGTGCGAGCGGCGAGGGCGGCTCGTCCCAGCCGTTGCACGGACCGCTGCGAGTCAGGGGAGCCGAGTGCCGCCCAGAGATAACGCAGGGTCTGGGCGGCGGTGACCGGCAGGTCGATGCGATCCGCTCGGGCCAACTGCCGCTCGTACAACTCTCGAGCGGATTCACCGCAGGCCAAACGGGCACCGAAGATCGCACCTGCCGACGTGCCGATGACCACGTCGGCACTCAGGGGATCGATCCCCGCGTCGGCGAGACCGGCCAGTACTCCCGCCATCCAGGCCCCGCCGACGGGCCCGCCACCCCCCAACACCAGCGCCGTGCCGCCCCTGTCGCCCTTGTCGCCGATCTCGCCCTTGTCGCTCACGTCGCTCATGTCGCAACCCCTCGAAACCGTAAACGGGGAGCACTCCCCACTTCTTGCGTCGACGTTAGCATCAGTACTGGGGAGCATTCCCCGGTACCGTGAAGGGCGATGAAGATGGCAGACAGCACGGACCGCCCGGGCGGAACCACGGACACCGGCAGCGGCAGCGGCAGCGGCAGAACTGGCCGTGGCAAGGACGGTTCGGGCGCCGGCGCACCCGTCCGTCGCCGAGACGCGCGGCGCAACAGGGACCTGCTGATCGAAGCCGCCCACGAGGTGTTCACCGAACTGGGCCTCAACGCGCCGCTGGACGTGATCGCCCGGCGCGCCGGCGTGGGAAACGCGACCCTGTACCGGCACTTCCCCCACCGCGCCGCACTCGTCGACGCGGTCTTCCGCGACCAGCTGACCGGCACGATGGAGGCCGGCGACCGCGCCCGGGCCGTCGACGACGCCTGGACCGGGCTGACCGGCTACCTCCAGGCCGTCTTCACCGTCCTGGCCACCGACCGCGGGACGAACGACCTCATGACCACCCACCTCGAGGGCGTCGAGTCACTGGAGGCCGTACACGCCCACAACCACCGCACCATGGAACTCCTCCTCGAACGCGGTCGCCACCAGGGCATCATCCGCCCCGACGTCACCACCGAGGACGTGCTCTTCGCCCTGGCCGCGCTCGGCCGCGCGGTCCCCGCGCTCGCCACGGCGACCAACCCCGACGCCTGGCGCCGCCCCCTCGCGCTCCTCTGCGACAGCCTCCGCGCCGCACCGACGCCGCCGCTCCCCTCCCCCGCACTCACGCCCGGGCAACTCAACGACACACTGCACCACTTCAACCGCTGACAGCCGGAGGCGTCCGCCCGGCCGTCCGCGAAAGCGCTCCGCGTCCGCCGTCAGAAGCACCCCAGAAGCCCCGAAGGTGACCGCGCGTCCGACGACTGCGAAAGTCATCAACTCCGCGATGGGCACGCCGCGCCCATGCCGGCTGCGACGCGACGACGGTTCGAGCACCGTTTCCGTCCGATCGCATGAACTGGTGTGCGTACTGCGTTTGTTGGGACGTAGGTTATGCGGTGGAAACAGTTCACGCCTCGGTTGGAAGACGGACGGTAACCATGACGGACCACGCGACGACGCCCGGAGCTGCGGCTCACCAGAAGATCGACACGTCGGTTCCGCACTCGGCCCGGATCTGGAACTACTGGCTGGGCGGCAAGGACAACTACCCCGTCGACGAGGAGGCGGGGGACGCGTACAGCGCACTGTTCCCCGGCATCTCCACCATCGCCCGCAGCAGCCGCGCCTTCCTCCGCCGCAACATCTCGTACCTGGTCTCCCAGGCGGGCATCCGCCAGTTCCTCGACGTCGGCACCGGCCTGCCGACCGGGGACAACACCCACGAGGTCGCCCAGCGGATCGCCCCCGAGACCAAGATCGTGTACGTCGACCACGACCCGATGGTCCTCGCGCACGCCCGCGCGCTGCTCACCTCGACCCCCGAGGGTGCGACCGCCTACGTCGACGCGAACCTGGCCGACCCCGACCGCATCCTCGCGGCGGCGGCCGAGACGCTGGACCTCACGCGCCCCACGGCCCTGATCCTCAGCAACATCCTGGGCCACATGGGCGACTACGAGCAGGCGCGGACCATCGTCAAGCGGCTGATGGACGGACTGCCGTCGGGCAGCTACCTCTCCATCAACGACGGGTCGCGCGGCATCGACGCCGGTTTCGAGCAGGCCCAGGACGGCTACAACAGCTCGGGCGCCGTCCCCTACTTCCTGCGCCCGGTCGACGAGATCACGGCGTTCTTCGACGGCCTCGAACTCCTGGAACCCGGCGTGGTCTCGGTGCCGTTCTGGCGCCCGGAATCCGACTCCCCGGCCCCGCAGCTCATCGCCGAGCACGGCGGCCTGGCCCGCAAGCCGTGACCTGTAACTCCCTTTCCACGAAAGAGAGTTACTGACCAAGCCCTCGCGGAAGCCGAGGTCGGCGGCCGTCGCCGGGGCCGGATAGTTCTACACGTCCGGATCGTCGCCCCGCCACCACGGGCCGACGCCGAGTCTGCGCCGGCCGGAGTCCGTCAGCTCCGCATCGTCGGCGGAGGACGGCTCGGGGTCGAAAGGCTGCGGGGCGGCACCCGCTCGCTCCGCGGCCGTGCGGCCTCGTACGGCGCGCGCGGGCTCAGTGGCCTCGTCGGGGCTCGGTCCGGTGCCCAAGGGGCGGCGGGAATGGCTCACCGGCAAAGTCTCGCAGGTCACCGCGGCAGGTTGCACCACGCACGGCGCCTCGTCACAACGCCCTCACGACGCCGCTGCCGCGACAGCGCAGACGGTCTCTCCGGCGGCGGGACCCTGGGCAGCAGTTCCCACAGTGGTCGCGATCCGGCCACCCATGTCGCCATGGTGCGGCGGTCGACCAGGTACACCCCGCGCTGCCGACTGGCTGCGCTCCCCCGCAGCTGTCACGGCACATCAGATCCCGTACCGCGTACGCGAAATCACGATGGCGCGGGAAGTCCAGCCGAGGCACCGCCCCCGCGGCGACCCTGACTGCGTACGCGCGCGACAGGCCGCCCTCGCACCCACCGCCGCCACCCGGTGAGACGAGAGCCCCGCAATGTGACATGGAGTCATCCGGCCCCCGCCGAATGGCGTAAGCGCGATGGCAGGGGGAGAGCGGCGATCCTAAGTTTCCGTCATGGCACGATTCGTAGGCTTTTACCCCTGTATTACCAAGTCAGTTGTCGCCTCCCTCGCCGGTGCGGCGATCGCGGTCGGCCCGGTCGGCGGCGTCGCGGCCGCGGTGCCCCGCTCCGACGGGGTGAGCGGTCAGGTCCAGAACGCGCCGGGGACGCCGGACGCACCGGAGGTGTCCGCTCTGTCCTGGACGGTCACCGACGTCGGCAGCGGCAATCTGCTGGCCGCCAAGGAGCCGCACCTCCGCCTGGCCCCGGCCAGCACCCTCAAGACGTTGTTCGCGTTGGCTCTGCTGCCGCAGTTGCCCGCCACCACAGAGCACACGGCCGTCACCGCCGACATCGACGACGTCGCTCCCGGCAGCAGTCTCGTCGGCGTGCACGAGGGAACCAGCTACACCGTCGGCGACCTGTGGCGCGGTGTCTTCCTCAGCTCCGGCAACGACGCGGTGCACACGCTCGCCCGACTGAACGGCGGACCGGATCTCGCGCTCGCGCGGATGCAGGCCACCGCGGACCGGCTCGGCGCGCACGACACCGCGGTGCGCTCCCTCGACGGGTTCGACACCCCAGGCCAGTACTCATCCGCGTACGACCTGTCGCTGTTCGCGAGGGCAGGGTTGCGGAACGCGGACTTCCGTCGCTACTGCGGGACGAAGTCGGCCCAGTTCCCGGCCGCGGGCGGCCCCAACTCCTTCGGCATCCAGAACACCAACCGCCTCCTGGTCGGATCCCACGGCGTGGAGCCCTATCCGGGCCTGATCGGTGTGAAGAACGGATACACGTCCGAGGCCGGAAACACGCTCGTCGCCGCCGCGACCCGGCACAACCGCACGATCCTGATCACCATCATGAATCCGCAGGACACCTCGGCCAACGCCGTCTACGAAGAGAGCCGCGAACTCCTGGACTGGGGCTTCGACGCCGCTCCACAGGCTTTGACGGCAGGGCAGCTGCGAGGGTCGGCCTCGCCCTCCGCGACAGGTCGCCCCGACTCGGCCCACCACGGTGCTGTCGCCGCGGCTTCCACGTCCGGGAAAGCGTCGTCCGGCCTCTCCCGCCACCTGGAAGCGGCCGTCGCCCTGCTCAGCCTCGCCTCTGTGCCCTTCCTCATCAGGGCTGTCCGGCGCAGGCGCAACCGCTCCACCAGGTGACGAGCCGCGCGCACCCGGGGCCCGGGGCCTGACAGGCGACCCACCGCGATTCCGCGCAGAATGAGGAGGTGAGGCCACGCCCGGCGCAGCCGTGAACCGGCGCGCCCTCGGTTGCCGAGGGCGTACGGGCCAGGAGGATTCATGGATCGCCCCTTCGAACCGAGCGGCGTGCCCGATACACAGAGTGATCCCGAGGCCGCCGCCCACGTCGCCCTTGCGGTCAACGGCATGGGCACCTTCTCGTGGGACGTGGACGCGGGACTGATCCAGTACGACGACGGGGGCCTGGCCGTCATGGGGTTCCGGCCCGGCGAGTTCGACGGGCGCCTGGCCAGTC
This window contains:
- a CDS encoding endonuclease/exonuclease/phosphatase family protein — its product is MKWDRSAWERGRVLAGLAVVTAGLPAFHRAVPNSVGHLGSLLEQFLPWLGLVVVALLVLALLRRSALALISLFLPVVAWTYLCGGLLLPGAAPGAHDLVVVQHNVSDENPDPAGTARSLADAEPDLIALEELVPAALPVYEKTLAPQYPYHAVRGTVGLWSKHPLTGSRTVDIKPRGMKDSWQRGLRAVARTPRGEIAVYVAHLPSVRVGASGLGSTRRDESAGMLGRVVAAEKLQPVILLGDLNSTVDDRGLAPLTSRMNTARRGFAFSFPAAFPVARIDQVLARSATVTHIRTLPATGSDHLPVAARIALGRPVE
- a CDS encoding YciI family protein, which produces MPIYAVTYTYTDDSAARDAVRPAHREFLGVLIEQGINLVSGPFAEAEAPGALLLFRAADKQSALAATEKDPFRLNGLVSDVSVREWTPVLGPLADQLS
- a CDS encoding NAD-dependent epimerase/dehydratase family protein — encoded protein: MAVRVFVAGGTGVVGRRLVPQLVARGHQVTATTTSAAKLGLLGDLGAEAVVMDGLDAVSVGEAVAKARPDVVVHQMTAIAGKPDIKHMDRWFATTNRLRTEGTDHLLAAAEATDAHFVAQSYASWNGVHEGGWVKTEEDPLDLMTGTAAGPGMEAIRHVEDVAVQAGGAALRYGGLYGPGATDDQVELVRKRQFPLVGRGTGHSSWVHLDDAASATVLAVEQKATGVFNIVDDEPAPAGEWLPHLARCAGAKPPLRVPRWLARLLAGEVAVRMMTEGRGFSNDKAKRELGWEPRYPSWRQGFREGLV
- a CDS encoding cytochrome P450 family protein, whose protein sequence is MGKRTQPPTLDDLAPEGHDMAANPYPVYVALRDKGPVHRVLVPESGEAWLVVTRDAARAALTDPRLRNDIRHSSSWHGDGGHAVGRNMLQTDPPQHTRLRRLAAGHFTPGRIAALRPRIEAITTDLLAELPHHGAVDLVSAYALPLPVTVICDLLGIPASDRTAFHAWSNALVMPESSERATSAATELTTYLAELIERKRRAPDSALLSILAIADTATGDAPLTREELLGMVFLLLVAGHETTVDLISGTLHALLGHPDQLDLLRDEPELTGAAVEESLRYNSPVHASAFRFAAEPLDIAGTHIPAGDAVLISLAAASRDPLHFPDPDRFDIRRAPNSHLGFGHGLHHCLGAPLARAEATVALRLLLHDRPTLAFATDPATLTWRTSTLLRGLTELPLRVG
- a CDS encoding patatin-like phospholipase family protein, whose amino-acid sequence is MSDVSDKGEIGDKGDRGGTALVLGGGGPVGGAWMAGVLAGLADAGIDPLSADVVIGTSAGAIFGARLACGESARELYERQLARADRIDLPVTAAQTLRYLWAALGSPDSQRSVQRLGRAALAARTAAESDVRRTIATLLRDATAWPTNTDLRITAIDAHTGSLEAFDAAGQVTLVEAVTASCAVPIVWPPASAAGRRWIDGGTRATANIHLARGYRRVLAIAPLTSAPGPHPSARQQAAELEAEGTDVLLVSPDRAALRAMGRNMAADTPRPGAARAGHAQATSLADAVSRLWKG
- a CDS encoding TetR/AcrR family transcriptional regulator translates to MKMADSTDRPGGTTDTGSGSGSGRTGRGKDGSGAGAPVRRRDARRNRDLLIEAAHEVFTELGLNAPLDVIARRAGVGNATLYRHFPHRAALVDAVFRDQLTGTMEAGDRARAVDDAWTGLTGYLQAVFTVLATDRGTNDLMTTHLEGVESLEAVHAHNHRTMELLLERGRHQGIIRPDVTTEDVLFALAALGRAVPALATATNPDAWRRPLALLCDSLRAAPTPPLPSPALTPGQLNDTLHHFNR
- a CDS encoding SAM-dependent methyltransferase, with the translated sequence MTDHATTPGAAAHQKIDTSVPHSARIWNYWLGGKDNYPVDEEAGDAYSALFPGISTIARSSRAFLRRNISYLVSQAGIRQFLDVGTGLPTGDNTHEVAQRIAPETKIVYVDHDPMVLAHARALLTSTPEGATAYVDANLADPDRILAAAAETLDLTRPTALILSNILGHMGDYEQARTIVKRLMDGLPSGSYLSINDGSRGIDAGFEQAQDGYNSSGAVPYFLRPVDEITAFFDGLELLEPGVVSVPFWRPESDSPAPQLIAEHGGLARKP
- a CDS encoding D-alanyl-D-alanine carboxypeptidase family protein, which produces MARFVGFYPCITKSVVASLAGAAIAVGPVGGVAAAVPRSDGVSGQVQNAPGTPDAPEVSALSWTVTDVGSGNLLAAKEPHLRLAPASTLKTLFALALLPQLPATTEHTAVTADIDDVAPGSSLVGVHEGTSYTVGDLWRGVFLSSGNDAVHTLARLNGGPDLALARMQATADRLGAHDTAVRSLDGFDTPGQYSSAYDLSLFARAGLRNADFRRYCGTKSAQFPAAGGPNSFGIQNTNRLLVGSHGVEPYPGLIGVKNGYTSEAGNTLVAAATRHNRTILITIMNPQDTSANAVYEESRELLDWGFDAAPQALTAGQLRGSASPSATGRPDSAHHGAVAAASTSGKASSGLSRHLEAAVALLSLASVPFLIRAVRRRRNRSTR